In Harpia harpyja isolate bHarHar1 chromosome 12, bHarHar1 primary haplotype, whole genome shotgun sequence, a single window of DNA contains:
- the SENP2 gene encoding sentrin-specific protease 2 isoform X1 — MYQWLLGALGALLAAARRPAPPPAPSPRKRPPPSIRPPVEDPDQAQPKKQKTDYAISGRKKKVEEVSAAVKVPTKEKSKCQKASVSHAAPITESAEETQSTSSDPSAKRPTGSALEAEMLQIDQMPCGTNTCLNKETLSLSHKTIPCLSTSRNGKHHIKPAPDGILTLRPPIKERTVPESTTSEVSKMGRLFCTAEEDVQRGEKEKYKQLLRLVKEKYPRNRPNPQLTSFVSVQAYSKKPVMTVSHLEEQNYGGDVYPYMTLRTNIRCADVCSPQQPQRSDVIRYYTPAENSHEQGRPVKQAIEGRQHGAETSDAVLWQLHLTPVLSRKSPVLDVEEKKNPSLEKTVERFSPLTEAMEREVIAAFGKGEPDEIMSSAFKLKVTREDIHTLKNLRWLNDEVINFYMNLLVERNKKEGYPAVHAFSTFFYPKLISGGYKAVRRWTRAVDLFKLDLILVPVHLRVHWALVVIDVRKKTIKYFDSMGQKGNKICETLFQYLQEESREKRNLDLTFSEWTLHSMESHEIPQQLNGSDCGVFMCKYADYISRDKPITFTQNHMPYFRKKMVWEIIHQQLL, encoded by the exons ATGTACCAATGGCTGCTGGGGGCCCTTGGCGccctcctcgccgccgcccgccgccccgcgccgcccccggccccgtcGCCGCGCAAGAGGCCGCCCCCCAG CATTCGTCCACCTGTGGAAGATCCTGACCAGGCtcaaccaaaaaagcaaaaaacag ATTACGCCATCTCTGGGCGTAAAAAGAAAGTTGAAGAAGTTTCTGCTGCGGTGAAGGTGCCaaccaaggaaaaaagtaaatgccAGAAGGCTTCAGTCAGCCATGCCGCTCCAATTACAGAGTCTGCAGAAGAG actCAGTCGACTTCTTCTGACCCTTCAGCTAAAAGACCAACAGGTTCTGCGCTAGAAGCAGAAATGCTACAAATTG ATCAAATGCCTTGTGGAACCAATACTTGCTTGAATAAGGAAACACTGTCCCTTTCTCATAAGACAATTCCATGTCTGAG CACAAGCAGGAATGGCAAACACCACATCAAACCTGCTCCAGATGGCATCTTAACACTGAGGCCACCCATTAAGGAACGCACTGTGCCAGAATCCACGACTTCGGAAGTCAGCAAAATGGGGAGGCTTTTCTGTACTGCTGAAGAG GATGTTCAGcgaggagaaaaggagaaatacaaaCAGCTCTTGCGACTGGTAAAGGAAAAATATCCTAGAAACCGCCCTAATCCACAGCTGACAAGCTTTGTCAG TGTTCAAGCCTACTCCAAGAAACCAGTGATGACTGTGAGTCACCTGGAAGAACAAAACTATGGAGGAGATGTCTATCCATATATGACACTAAGGACCA ATATCAGATGTGCAGATGTTTGCAGCCCACAGCAGCCTCAGAGAAGTGATGTGATCAG GTACTACACACCAGCAGAAAACTCTCATGAACAGGGAAGACCAGTGAAACAAGCCATTGAAGGG AGACAGCATGGAGCTGAAACTTCAGATGCTGTGTTATGGCAATTACATCTGACACCTGTTCTGTCCAGAAAATCACCTGTGCTTgatgtggaagaaaagaaaaacccaagctTGGAAAAAACAGTAGAACGCTTTTCTCCGCTCACAGAG GCCATGGAGAGAGAGGTCATTGCCGCATTTGGCAAAGGTGAGCCAGATGAGATCATGAGCAGTGCCTTCAAACTAAAGGTCACTCGTGAGGACATCCACACACTAAAGAACCTTCGCTGGCTAAATGATGAG GTCATTAATTTCTACATGAATCTTCTAGTGGAAAGAAATAAGAAGGAAGGATATCCAGCAGTCCATGCTTTTAGTACTTTCTTTTATCCCAAACTAATTTCTGGGGGCTACAAAGCAGTAAGAAGATGGACCAGAGCTGTGGATCTTTTCAAGCTGGACCTCATCTTAGTCCCCGTTCACCTGAGAGTGCACTGGGCACTAGTG GTCATAGATGTCAGAAAGAAGACCATCAAATACTTTGACTCAATGGGACAAAAAGGCAACAAGATTTGTGAAACTTTGTT ccaATACTTGCAAGAAGAAAGccgggaaaaaagaaatctggaccTGACTTTTTCGGAGTGGACTCTTCACAGCATGGAGTCACAT GAAATCCCTCAGCAATTGAATGGAAGTGACTGCGGTGTTTTTATGTGCAAATATGCGGATTACATCTCCAGAGACAAGCCGATAACCTTTACACAG aatcacATGCCTTACTTCCGCAAGAAGATGGTGTGGGAAATAATCCATCAGCAGCTGCTTTGA
- the SENP2 gene encoding sentrin-specific protease 2 isoform X2, with protein sequence MYQWLLGALGALLAAARRPAPPPAPSPRKRPPPSIRPPVEDPDQAQPKKQKTDYAISGRKKKVEEVSAAVKVPTKEKSKCQKASVSHAAPITESAEETQSTSSDPSAKRPTGSALEAEMLQIDQMPCGTNTCLNKETLSLSHKTIPCLSTSRNGKHHIKPAPDGILTLRPPIKERTVPESTTSEVSKMGRLFCTAEEDVQRGEKEKYKQLLRLVKEKYPRNRPNPQLTSFVSVQAYSKKPVMTVSHLEEQNYGGDVYPYMTLRTNIRCADVCSPQQPQRSDVIRYYTPAENSHEQGRPVKQAIEGRQHGAETSDAVLWQLHLTPVLSRKSPVLDVEEKKNPSLEKTVERFSPLTEVINFYMNLLVERNKKEGYPAVHAFSTFFYPKLISGGYKAVRRWTRAVDLFKLDLILVPVHLRVHWALVVIDVRKKTIKYFDSMGQKGNKICETLFQYLQEESREKRNLDLTFSEWTLHSMESHEIPQQLNGSDCGVFMCKYADYISRDKPITFTQNHMPYFRKKMVWEIIHQQLL encoded by the exons ATGTACCAATGGCTGCTGGGGGCCCTTGGCGccctcctcgccgccgcccgccgccccgcgccgcccccggccccgtcGCCGCGCAAGAGGCCGCCCCCCAG CATTCGTCCACCTGTGGAAGATCCTGACCAGGCtcaaccaaaaaagcaaaaaacag ATTACGCCATCTCTGGGCGTAAAAAGAAAGTTGAAGAAGTTTCTGCTGCGGTGAAGGTGCCaaccaaggaaaaaagtaaatgccAGAAGGCTTCAGTCAGCCATGCCGCTCCAATTACAGAGTCTGCAGAAGAG actCAGTCGACTTCTTCTGACCCTTCAGCTAAAAGACCAACAGGTTCTGCGCTAGAAGCAGAAATGCTACAAATTG ATCAAATGCCTTGTGGAACCAATACTTGCTTGAATAAGGAAACACTGTCCCTTTCTCATAAGACAATTCCATGTCTGAG CACAAGCAGGAATGGCAAACACCACATCAAACCTGCTCCAGATGGCATCTTAACACTGAGGCCACCCATTAAGGAACGCACTGTGCCAGAATCCACGACTTCGGAAGTCAGCAAAATGGGGAGGCTTTTCTGTACTGCTGAAGAG GATGTTCAGcgaggagaaaaggagaaatacaaaCAGCTCTTGCGACTGGTAAAGGAAAAATATCCTAGAAACCGCCCTAATCCACAGCTGACAAGCTTTGTCAG TGTTCAAGCCTACTCCAAGAAACCAGTGATGACTGTGAGTCACCTGGAAGAACAAAACTATGGAGGAGATGTCTATCCATATATGACACTAAGGACCA ATATCAGATGTGCAGATGTTTGCAGCCCACAGCAGCCTCAGAGAAGTGATGTGATCAG GTACTACACACCAGCAGAAAACTCTCATGAACAGGGAAGACCAGTGAAACAAGCCATTGAAGGG AGACAGCATGGAGCTGAAACTTCAGATGCTGTGTTATGGCAATTACATCTGACACCTGTTCTGTCCAGAAAATCACCTGTGCTTgatgtggaagaaaagaaaaacccaagctTGGAAAAAACAGTAGAACGCTTTTCTCCGCTCACAGAG GTCATTAATTTCTACATGAATCTTCTAGTGGAAAGAAATAAGAAGGAAGGATATCCAGCAGTCCATGCTTTTAGTACTTTCTTTTATCCCAAACTAATTTCTGGGGGCTACAAAGCAGTAAGAAGATGGACCAGAGCTGTGGATCTTTTCAAGCTGGACCTCATCTTAGTCCCCGTTCACCTGAGAGTGCACTGGGCACTAGTG GTCATAGATGTCAGAAAGAAGACCATCAAATACTTTGACTCAATGGGACAAAAAGGCAACAAGATTTGTGAAACTTTGTT ccaATACTTGCAAGAAGAAAGccgggaaaaaagaaatctggaccTGACTTTTTCGGAGTGGACTCTTCACAGCATGGAGTCACAT GAAATCCCTCAGCAATTGAATGGAAGTGACTGCGGTGTTTTTATGTGCAAATATGCGGATTACATCTCCAGAGACAAGCCGATAACCTTTACACAG aatcacATGCCTTACTTCCGCAAGAAGATGGTGTGGGAAATAATCCATCAGCAGCTGCTTTGA